The Microplitis demolitor isolate Queensland-Clemson2020A chromosome 8, iyMicDemo2.1a, whole genome shotgun sequence genome has a segment encoding these proteins:
- the LOC103576730 gene encoding serine/threonine-protein kinase Warts, with product MNPSAVSKSSTRGSGYHQKALAEIRNSLLPFANIGGTGEVGSSAASTISTLSTTSGVSSASGLSGLSGASGSLDKPEQRQQIVGQISAMGYPEDISLRALKMTGWRPDAAIEFLKQAQGDTLNGLQKLNTKLIRKPSLERELSLQRGSPALDSGAGSSRSDSPRLTELSPHPQLSRQYSPSSFVERETPPPPPPRCSSTPPPPPPPHAPYSQPTVPTNMQQMLKRMSPAPVVPTRAPAAAPGTSNSASGSVNPPQRGTSPVASSSNSSNGRQPMIVQNGPQVQQQLSQQMQALSIYQSSNNSSSTQVEPPPPYPIVPSSTAGTVQPPSYSASMQNRQSPTQSQQDYRKSPSSGIYSGPTSAGSPSPITVSTVPPSTQGSMARPTPLQAWGARQAKTQPPIIMQSVKSTQVQKPVLQTAIAPTSPQPISTSNTPPPPPPSYATSIQQKQQQQQQQPQQPPPPAYPPVNNASAAATPSTIGLGVPTTEPPSYATTMQALAAQRSMHHPLPPPPYGTPTEDPMATVESTSAPRSSPVAHHPPLQRKYSPVDGCQQHHTESPPLPPTASTSVSARNSNNHPPSPDNCAAKGGGGPTSPYKIKHQSPIPERKHMSKEKEEERRDCKVRNYSPQAFKFFMEQHVENVIKSHKQRIYRRLQLETEMAKIGLSAEAQCQMRKMLSQKESNYIRLKRAKMDKSMFTKIKPIGVGAFGEVTLVRKLDTNQFYAMKTLRKADVLNRNQVAHVKAERDILAEADNEWVVKLYYSFQDKDNLYFVMDYIPGGDLMSLLIKFGIFKEPLARFYIAELTCAVESVHKMGFIHRDIKPDNILIDRDGHIKLTDFGLCTGFRWTHNSKYYQQNGHGKQDSMDPADDWNNECRCIQLKPLERRRHREHQRCLAHSLVGTPNYIAPEVLQRTGYTQLCDWWSVGVILYEMLVGSPPFLANTPAETQYKVINWETTLHIPKQANLSPEGMDLILKLCVGADRRLGKNADEVKSHPFFESIDFEKGLRRQVAPHIPRIQYPTDTSNFDPVDPDKLRNSETSDSNKSDELQDNGKPFHGFFEFTFRRFFDDGGGAPYPSRISLDDNDNQGPVYV from the exons ATGAATCCATCTGCTGTCAGCAAGTCAAGCACTCGCGGCTCTGGATACCATCAAAAAGCTCTAGCTGAGATACGTAATTCTCTGCTTCCTTTCGCAAATATCGGAGGTACGGGGGAAGTAGGCTCTAGTGCCGCGAGTACAATCTCCACTCTCTCGACTACCAGTGGTGTCAGTTCGGCATCAGGTCTAAGTGGTCTGTCTGGTGCTTCTGGGTCTCTTGATAAACCTGAACAACGTCAGCAGATCGTCGGACAAATATCAGCAATGGGTTATCCAGAG gACATTAGTCTGCGAGCCTTGAAGATGACGGGCTGGCGTCCAGATGCagcaattgaatttttgaaacaagCTCAAGGTGACACATTAAATGGTTTACAAAAGCTTAATACAAAACTAATAAGGAAGCCAAGTCTTGAGCGAGAGTTAAGTCTTCAGCGAGGTAGTCCAGCATTGGACAGTGGAGCAGGAAGCTCGCGATCAGACAGTCCGCGATTAACAGAATTGAGTCCGCATCCACAGCTAAGTCGTCAATACTCACCAAGTAGTTTTGTTGAGCGAGAAACACCTCCACCGCCACCACCAAGATGTAGCTCAACACCACCACCACCCCCACCGCCTCATGCGCCTTACAGTCAACCAACTGTGCCTACAAATATGCAACAAATGCTCAAACGAATGTCCCCGGCGCCTGTTGTCCCAACGAGAGCGCCAGCAGCTGCTCCGGGGACCTCTAATTCAGCCTCAGGATCTGTCAATCCTCCCCAACGTGGTACCAGTCCCGTAGCGAGCTCCAGTAATTCCTCAAACGGGCGACAGCCCATGATCGTACAAAACGGACCACAAGTTCAACAACAGCTGTCGCAGCAGATGCAAGCTTTAAGCATTTATCAATCAAGCAACAACAGCTCAAGTACTCAAGTCGAACCACCACCGCCATACCCAATTGTTCCCTCTTCAACAGCGGGCACAGTACAGCCGCCCTCTTACAGTGCGTCGATGCAGAATCGGCAGAGTCCAACTCAGTCGCAGCAGGACTACCGAAAAAGTCCCTCATCAGGTATTTATTCAGGGCCAACGTCTGCTGGTTCACCAAGTCCAATAACCGTGTCGACAGTGCCACCCAGTACTCAAGGATCAATGGCTCGACCGACACCTCTTCAAGCATGGGGTGCGAGGCAGGCGAAAACTCAGCCTCCAATAATAATGCAGTCTGTTAAAAGTACTCAGGTCCAAAAACCAGTTCTTCAGACCGCAATAGCACCTACCTCGCCTCAGCCCATCTCCACGAGTAATACACCGCCTCCACCTCCTCCCTCGTACGCTACATCGATTCAGCAgaaacagcagcaacaacaacagcaacctCAACAACCTCCACCGCCAGCTTATCCTCCGGTTAATAATGCCTCAGCTGCCGCTACACCTTCAACGATAGGTTTAGGTGTCCCGACAACTGAACCGCCGAGTTACGCGACGACGATGCAAGCTCTCGCAGCTCAACGCAGTATGCATCATCCTCTACCACCTCCGCCCTACGGTACACCAACAGAAGACCCAATGGCCACCGTTGAAAGTACCAGTGCGCCACGTTCTTCACCCGTAGCACATCATCCGCCTCTTCAAAGAAAATACTCGCCTGTTGACGGTTGCCAGCAGCACCACACAGAATCACCTCCACTTCCACCAACGGCTTCTACTTCCGTCTCCGCCAGAAACAGCAACAACCACCCGCCCTCGCCGGACAATTGCGCTGCCAAGGGTGGCGGTGGTCCTACATCCCCCTACAAGATAAAACACCAGTCGCCTATACCTGAACGCAAGCACATgagtaaagaaaaagaagaagagcGCAGAGATTGTAAAGTGAGAAATTACTCTCCTCAagcgtttaaatttttcatggaGCAGCACGTGGAGAACGTGATCAAGTCTCACAAGCAGCGGATATACAGGAGGCTGCAGTTGGAAACGGAAATGGCTAAAATAGGACTAAGTGCCGAGGCCCAGTGTCAAATGAGAAAAATGCTGTCGCAAAAAGAGTCAAATTACATCAGATTGAAGCGGGCTAAAATGGACAAAAGTatgtttactaaaataaaacctATCGGCGTTGGTGCATTTGGTGAAGTGACACTTGTTAGAAAATTAGACACAAATCAATTTTACGCGATGAAAACATTGAGAAAAGCCGACGTACTGAACCGTAATCAAGTGGCTCACGTCAAAGCCGAACGAGATATACTAGCGGAGGCTGACAATGAGTGGGTcgtaaaactttattattcatttcaaGACAAGGATAATCTTTATTTTGTAATGGATTACATACCAGGTGGTGACTTGATGTCGCtgctaataaaatttggtattttcAAAGAGCCACTGGCAAGGTTTTATATCGCCGAGCTAACATGTGCCGTCGAAAGTGTCCATAAAATGGGATTTATTCATCGCGATATTAAACCGGATAATATTCTTATTGATCGCGATGGGCACATTAAACTCACGGACTTTGGGCTGTGCACGGGATTCCGCTGGACCCACAATTCAAAGTATTACCAGCAAAATG GTCATGGTAAGCAGGATTCAATGGACCCAGCTGATGACTGGAACAACGAGTGTCGTTGCATTCAATTGAAACCACTTGAGCGACGACGACACCGCGAACATCAACGTTGTCTAGCACATTCTCTAGTCGGGACGCCAAATTATATCGCCCCGGAAGTATTGCAACGTACTGGTTACACTCAATTATGTGACTGGTGGAGTGTCGGTGTCATTTTGTACGAGATGCTCGTTGGTTCCCCACCATTTCTTGCCAATACCCCTGCCGAAACACAGTACAAG GTTATAAATTGGGAAACAACACTACACATACCGAAGCAAGCTAATCTCTCGCCCGAAGGCATGGATTTAATCCTGAAGCTGTGTGTGGGTGCGGACCGTCGACTCGGTAAGAATGCGGATGAGGTGAAGAGTCATCCCTTCTTTGAGAGCATTGACTTCGAGAAGGGCCTGCGTCGTCAGGTCGCGCCGCACATACCGCGCATACAATATCCGACCGACACAAGCAACTTTGACCCCGTGGATCCAGATAAGCTGAGGAACTCTGAGACTTCGGATTCAAATAAATCGGACGAGCTGCAGGACAACGGAAAACCCTTTCACGGGTTCTTCGAATTCACATTTCGTCGGTTTTTTGACGACGGCGGTGGCGCACCTTATCCTAGTCGAATAAGTTTGGATGACAATGACAACCAGGGCCCGGTCTATGTATGA